A single Rhopalosiphum padi isolate XX-2018 chromosome 4, ASM2088224v1, whole genome shotgun sequence DNA region contains:
- the LOC132929847 gene encoding proline-rich protein PRCC: MSLVAYADSDCDSDDDNGEEIKPSPTVVKAVTNTVDSKPFLTLPEPKSIENVKTIDDYDSVDEEKPVVRKKPLVNSIQEKKEIPLFPTLPKPKTGGKVKIIIPSLNEFYDEDDDYQPKCKIIKPSNSGCGLFSMLPDPKNKKTSKASTTISMVPRATMRTIRNNKETLKPKTLEIKCFETKPIEVENEADDDDDQDDGDFLGLNKINEVLDVEPIAGFDLPEIQTNTTIIEDDDRVYGPVYCSEPSESDLYEEDETKLILDSNALKQLSDPGKTQIKQVEVINVDMRQVMDESQQWLQKNMTEEYAESKNVSSDINISGQSKRKHQITYLAQQAKANELKLKNMWAENRMTRKQTQAKYGF; this comes from the exons ATGTCGCTCGTGGCGTACGCAGACAGTGATTGTGATTCAGATGACGATAATGGTGAAGAAATAAAGCCATCACCCACTGTTGTGAAAGCAGTGACTAATACAGTTGATAGTAAACCATTTTTAACATTGCCTGAACCCAAAtctattgaaaatgtaaaaacaatagaTGATTATGATTCAGTTGACGAAGAAAAACCAGTGGTACGAAAAAAACCATTGGTCAATAGCAtccaagaaaaaaaagaaattccTTTATTTCCCACATTACCTAAACCTAAAACTGGAGgaaaagtcaaaataataattccttCGTTAAATGAA tTTTATGATGAAGATGATGATTATCAaccaaaatgtaaaattatcaaaCCTTCAAAT AGTGGATGTGGCTTATTCTCCATGTTGCCTGatcccaaaaataaaaaaacaagcaAAGCTTCAACGACTATATCAATGGTTCCTAGGGCGACGATGCGTACAATTCGAAATAATAAAGAAACCCTTAAACCCAAAACATTAGAAATTAAGTGTTTTGAAACTAAACCAATTGAAGTTGAAAATGAAgctgatgatgatgatgatcaAGACGATGGTGATTTCTTaggattaaacaaaataaatgaagtACTTGATGTAGAGCCTATTGCTGGATTTGATTTGCCTGAAATACAAACTAATACTACCATAATTGAAGATGACGACAGGGTTTATGGACCAGTGTATTGTTCTGAACCTAGTGAATCTGACCTTTATGAAGAGGATGAAACAAAACTAATTCTCGATTCAAATGCT ttaAAACAACTTAGTGATCCTGGTAAAACTCAAATAAAGCAAGTTGAAGTAATAAATGTGGATATGCGTCAAGTCATGGACGAGTCTCAACAATGGTTGCAAAAGAATATGACTGAAGAGTATGCAGAAAGTAAAAATGTCAGTAGTGATATCAATATAAGTGGACAATCGAAACGCAAACACCAGATAACATATTTAGCTCAACAG gCTAAAGCCAATGAGTTGAAACTTAAAAACATGTGGGCTGAGAATAGAATGACCAGGAAGCAAACACAGGCTAAATATGGATTTTAG
- the LOC132929845 gene encoding sodium/hydrogen exchanger 9B2-like isoform X2: MTNGEDGIIKGGRTTTSWTCKLHPVFYATTSAACVLMTWCMMYFFFDMTPDSQLASVVLLISCSWACGKIAGMLYLPPLLGMLLVGVVLRNTGLYDVNQNVFQSHIINLREVALTVLLAASGLSLDPAMLKKLSLVVTQLAILPCITETIAAAVVTHYLLGLPWIWGLLLGCILSPVSSAVILPALLDFKQKGLGEDKGIITLVMAACSFDDIFCISAFGVCLSIIFSEGSWQTNAMRGPMEVGIGICVGIVWGLITGFIPHKCETSLTLKRTYIITTGGVLLTFGSKMIDLPGAGPLAIMTAAFVSAICWKKNDSYSDNVEIATNNVWDFMEPLLFASIGTEIDLSSIRPTLITSASILLVITSLVRVVTCFFVLRDTNFNLREKIFVNIAWLPKATVQAAIGPIALDMARSRDDRLIPYASDVLAISVLAILITAPVGAIIMTLRGEYLLRKQY; this comes from the exons ATGACAAATGGAGAAGATGGAATAATAAAAGG GGGCCGAACGACTACTTCATGGACATGCAAGTTGCATCCTGTATTCTACGCCACGACATCTGCCGCGTGCGTGCTGATGACGTGGTgcatgatgtatttttttttcgacatgACGCCCGACTCGCAGCTAGCCTCCGTCGTTTTGTTGATCTCGTGTTCGTGGGCATGCGGAAAGATCGCAGGGATGCTGTACCTGCCACCGTTGCTCGGCATGTTACTTGTCGGCGTCGTGCTCCGTAATACCGGTCTCTACGATGTGAACCAAAACGTCTTCCAGTCGCATATTATCAACTTGAG GGAAGTGGCGCTCACAGTGTTGTTGGCGGCGTCCGGTCTCAGCCTTGACCCAGCCATGTTGAAGAAGCTCAGTCTCGTCGTTACCCAGCTGGCCATACTACCGTGCATCACAGAAACAATTGCCGCAGCCGTGGTTACACACTATCTACTAGGACTGCCGTGGATTTGGGGACTGTTGCTCGG ATGTATTTTGAGTCCGGTCAGTTCAGCGGTAATACTTCCGGCTCTGTTAGACTTCAAACAAAAAGGTCTCGGTGAAGATAAAGGGATCATAACACTGGTGATGGCCGCGTGCAGTTTCGACGACATATTTTGCATTTCCGCATTTGGAGTGTGTCTCAGTATCATATTTTCCGAGG GTAGTTGGCAGACGAACGCCATGCGAGGACCCATGGAAGTAGGCATCGGAATCTGCGTAGGCATCGTTTGGGGCTTAATTACCGGCTTCATCCCACACAAATGcgaa acaagTTTGACTCTTAAACGGACGTACATAATAACGACTGGCGGAGTGTTGCTCACATTCGGATCGAAAATGATCGACTTACCGGGTGCCGGTCCTCTGGCAATCATGACGGCTGCATTTGTCTCCGCGATATGCTGGAAAAAAAACGATAGTTATAGC GATAACGTGGAAATAGCGACAAACAACGTGTGGGACTTTATGGAGCCTTTATTGTTCGCCTCAATCGGCACGGAAATCGATTTGAGCAGCATAAGACCAACGTTAATTACGTCAGCGTCTATCTTATTGGTTATCACATCTTTG gtAAGAGTGGTCACGTGTTTCTTCGTTCTAAGGGATACTAATTTCAATTTACGCGAGAAAATTTTCGTTAATATTGCGTGGTTACCAAAAGCAACAGTTCAA gCAGCGATTGGACCAATCGCATTGGATATGGCACGCAGTCGTGATGATCGCTTAATCCCATATGCATCTGATGTATTGGCAATCAGTGTATTAGCAATATTGATCACTGCACCGGTTGGAGCGATTATCATGACACTACGAGGAGAATACTTATTGAGGAaacaatattga
- the LOC132928837 gene encoding uncharacterized protein LOC132928837, with the protein MYVHRTNKLFYCLAIFTLFCLNILQTNAGISALLRDTGVIPAVPMNDLKETATNGPELARIFYSAIGNLVEAVPVFPITFNVPDMVTAFGGLLSGMFNYITGNGDGDGASQPKDVLGAMFNIYRHIAVQEDIHDFEFMT; encoded by the exons ATGTACGTACACAGGACaaacaaacttttttattgt ttggCGATTTTCACATTATTTTGCCTGAACATATTACAAACGAATGCGGGAATTTCGGCTCTATTGAGAGACACTGGAGTGATTCCGGCAGTACCAATGAATGATTTGAAAGAGACagc gACAAACGGACCAGAATTAGCTCGAATTTTTTACTCGGCCATCGGCAACCTAGTCGAAGCCGTTCCCGTATTCCCGATCACGTTCAACGTACCTGACATGGTGACCGCTTTCGGTGGCTTGCTCTCTGGCATGTTCAACTACATAACTGGGAATGGCGACGGAGACGGAGCGTCACAACCCAAAGATGTCCTCGGTGCCATGTTCAACATCTATAGGCACATAGCCGTACAAGAAGACATTCATGACTTTGAGTTCAtgacgtaa
- the LOC132928836 gene encoding uncharacterized protein LOC132928836: MDLTKFWIIVVLVVCYEQSSIANHVNVLNKNDPGRSRPKKSVDTEIYVAIPPENIKTGKQDSPPTLIRLDPNSPNKFKGKFPTPIERFIQRIQNYFSVYNPPEYLNDLRPGINNPENDGYQLDSSNNTQVILPCNGTSTIVIIPVPLENENISTDQNAYSDKPDAYIVPTTPKPNCPEDVTTEKPKCPEDTTPKPYCPEVTTPKPNCPEVTTPKPNCPEVTTPKPNCPEVTTLKPNCPEVTTPKPNCVEVTTPKPNCPEVTTPKPNCPEVTTPKPNCPEVTTPKPNCVEVTTPKPKCPEETTPKPNCPEVTTPKPKCPEITTPKPNCPEVTTPKPKCPEATTPKPKCPEATTPKPKCPEITTQKLPCPPKQNSTASDPKPISGYGPTEVPSLNLVAQPVLGSTVLYFYKQPTTLPPYNPPAYNPPAPAYYIPNTQLPYEENTRRPKPPILRLKQLLFPRLYAAFHPDE, encoded by the exons ATGGATTTAACAAAATTTTGG ATTATTGTGGTTTTGGTAGTGTGTTACGAACAATCCAGCATCGCGAACCACGTCAATGTACTCAACAAAAACGATCCTGGCAGATCAAG ACCAAAAAAATCAGTCGATACGGAAATATATGTAGCAATTCCGCCGGAAAACATTAAGACTGGTAAACAAGACAGCCCTCCAACTTTGATACGTTTGGATCCAAATTCTCCAAATAAGTTCAAGGGCAAGTTTCCGACTCCAATCGAACGTTTTATACAGCGCATACAGAACTATTTTTCCGTGTACAATCCACCAGAATACTTAAATGACTTAAGACCCGGTATCAATAATCCGGAAAACGACGGGTACCAGTTAGACTCGTCGAACAACACGCAGGTAATACTACCGTGTAACGGTACGAGCACCATAGTGATCATTCCTGTGCCAttggaaaatgaaaatatttctacCGACCAAAATGCATATTCAGATAAACCGGACGCTTACATAGTGCCGACGACTCCAAAACCTAATTGCCCAGAAGATGTGACTACAGAAAAGCCGAAATGTCCAGAAGACACTACCCCAAAACCATATTGTCCGGAAGTGACAACTCCAAAGCCAAACTGTCCAGAAGTTACTACTCCAAAGCCAAACTGTCCGGAAGTTACAACTCCAAAACCAAACTGTCCGGAAGTTACCACTCTAAAACCAAATTGTCCGGAAGTTACCACCCCGAAACCTAATTGTGTGGAAGTTACTACTCCAAAGCCAAACTGTCCGGAAGTTACAACTCCAAAACCAAACTGTCCGGAAGTTACCACTCCAAAACCAAATTGTCCGGAAGTTACCACCCCGAAACCTAATTGTGTGGAAGTTACTACTCCAAAGCCAAAATGTCCAGAAGAGACAACTCCAAAACCTAACTGTCCGGAAGTGACCACTCCGAAGCCAAAGTGTCCAGAAATTACAACACCAAAACCTAACTGTCCTGAAGTGACCACTCCGAAACCCAAATGCCCGGAAGCAACTACCCCGAAACCCAAATGCCCGGAAGCAACTACCCCGAAACCTAAGTGCCCTGAAATAACGACTCAAAAACTACCTTGTCCCCCCAAACAAAATTCAACAGCAAGTGACCCTAAACCTATATCTGGATACGGACCGACTGAAGTTCCTTCACTGAACTTAGTAGCTCAGCCCGTTCTTGGTTCTACCGTtctttatttttacaaacaacCTACAACCTTACCACCGTATAATCCACCAGCTTATAATCCACCTGCCCCAGCATACTACATACCTAATACTCAGTTACCTTACGAAGAAAACACTCGAAGACCCAAGCCACCAATCTTACGtttaaaacagttattattCCCACGTCTATATGCAGCTTTTCATCCTGACGAGTGA
- the LOC132929845 gene encoding sodium/hydrogen exchanger 9B2-like isoform X1, whose amino-acid sequence MDKPLIGSGQINYLTMTNGEDGIIKGGRTTTSWTCKLHPVFYATTSAACVLMTWCMMYFFFDMTPDSQLASVVLLISCSWACGKIAGMLYLPPLLGMLLVGVVLRNTGLYDVNQNVFQSHIINLREVALTVLLAASGLSLDPAMLKKLSLVVTQLAILPCITETIAAAVVTHYLLGLPWIWGLLLGCILSPVSSAVILPALLDFKQKGLGEDKGIITLVMAACSFDDIFCISAFGVCLSIIFSEGSWQTNAMRGPMEVGIGICVGIVWGLITGFIPHKCETSLTLKRTYIITTGGVLLTFGSKMIDLPGAGPLAIMTAAFVSAICWKKNDSYSDNVEIATNNVWDFMEPLLFASIGTEIDLSSIRPTLITSASILLVITSLVRVVTCFFVLRDTNFNLREKIFVNIAWLPKATVQAAIGPIALDMARSRDDRLIPYASDVLAISVLAILITAPVGAIIMTLRGEYLLRKQY is encoded by the exons gAAGTGGCCAAATCAATTACCTAACAATGACAAATGGAGAAGATGGAATAATAAAAGG GGGCCGAACGACTACTTCATGGACATGCAAGTTGCATCCTGTATTCTACGCCACGACATCTGCCGCGTGCGTGCTGATGACGTGGTgcatgatgtatttttttttcgacatgACGCCCGACTCGCAGCTAGCCTCCGTCGTTTTGTTGATCTCGTGTTCGTGGGCATGCGGAAAGATCGCAGGGATGCTGTACCTGCCACCGTTGCTCGGCATGTTACTTGTCGGCGTCGTGCTCCGTAATACCGGTCTCTACGATGTGAACCAAAACGTCTTCCAGTCGCATATTATCAACTTGAG GGAAGTGGCGCTCACAGTGTTGTTGGCGGCGTCCGGTCTCAGCCTTGACCCAGCCATGTTGAAGAAGCTCAGTCTCGTCGTTACCCAGCTGGCCATACTACCGTGCATCACAGAAACAATTGCCGCAGCCGTGGTTACACACTATCTACTAGGACTGCCGTGGATTTGGGGACTGTTGCTCGG ATGTATTTTGAGTCCGGTCAGTTCAGCGGTAATACTTCCGGCTCTGTTAGACTTCAAACAAAAAGGTCTCGGTGAAGATAAAGGGATCATAACACTGGTGATGGCCGCGTGCAGTTTCGACGACATATTTTGCATTTCCGCATTTGGAGTGTGTCTCAGTATCATATTTTCCGAGG GTAGTTGGCAGACGAACGCCATGCGAGGACCCATGGAAGTAGGCATCGGAATCTGCGTAGGCATCGTTTGGGGCTTAATTACCGGCTTCATCCCACACAAATGcgaa acaagTTTGACTCTTAAACGGACGTACATAATAACGACTGGCGGAGTGTTGCTCACATTCGGATCGAAAATGATCGACTTACCGGGTGCCGGTCCTCTGGCAATCATGACGGCTGCATTTGTCTCCGCGATATGCTGGAAAAAAAACGATAGTTATAGC GATAACGTGGAAATAGCGACAAACAACGTGTGGGACTTTATGGAGCCTTTATTGTTCGCCTCAATCGGCACGGAAATCGATTTGAGCAGCATAAGACCAACGTTAATTACGTCAGCGTCTATCTTATTGGTTATCACATCTTTG gtAAGAGTGGTCACGTGTTTCTTCGTTCTAAGGGATACTAATTTCAATTTACGCGAGAAAATTTTCGTTAATATTGCGTGGTTACCAAAAGCAACAGTTCAA gCAGCGATTGGACCAATCGCATTGGATATGGCACGCAGTCGTGATGATCGCTTAATCCCATATGCATCTGATGTATTGGCAATCAGTGTATTAGCAATATTGATCACTGCACCGGTTGGAGCGATTATCATGACACTACGAGGAGAATACTTATTGAGGAaacaatattga